GAGAGTCATACATCAGTCAGTCATCAGCCTACCTATTGACGTCACtgtgtctttattgtctttCAGAGCACAAAGTTATTATTGTGGGCCTGGACAATGCTGGCAAGACCACAATTCTTTACCAGTTGTAAGTATCCACTCACTCACATTATCACTAAGCTTCTTTATATGTTCTTACAGTTGTATCCATCCATTTAATGTATTATAAATggttatagtcattttgtgaataTTGAATATTAGTGTCACCCACTAACTAAGTTTTTTTCACCCCCATCGTGAATGATATAGTTCAATGAATGAGGTGGTACACACCTCTCCTACGATTGGGAGCAACGTGGAGGAGATTGTGGTCAACAACACTCACTTCCTGATGTGGGACATCGGGGGTCAAGAGTCCCTAAGGTCATCTTGGAATACATactacacaaacacagaggtaAGGTTGCCTAATCAAAAAGAATTGTGGTGCGTCCTACAGCATCCaacttcttccatttttccactGCATGCTATGGTTTGACTCAATTTCATTTGACTCACTCTTTAATGTTTTGGTAAATATGTTGTTTCTACATCTGGTGAGTTTCTAAGGGAGATGAACTGATACTACTACTGGGTGGATTTAAAACACATCTGACCATTGATTATTTAGAGATAATTGTCACTTGCACAACACAAAATATCCTGCACAAACAGcaatttttaaatatgcaagctATCATTAATAGTGACTCCAAATTTGATTTCACCCAaccaagattttttaaaaattgcaacCCGTAAACTATGCTTTACACTATGCCGGACCACTATGTACACTATGCTGTACAAATTATGAAATGCAGACGAATGTTGAGTTAAAGATGACGTCACAGCAGTTTGACTTTCGACACTGTGGCAATCAGCTGAGAGTGCCATGGGTTTTCTGTGCAGTGGAAAACAAAATTGAGAAAAGGATCTGGTACCAAAAGTGACTCAAGTTGAGAtgtgaaaacacaatgaaaacacaGCACAAAAACAGTAGAACTGTTTGAATGAGAGCTAGACTTGAGAgctagaataaaatataaattgtctaggctattttttttatgttaccaGCTTATTGCAGACATTTTTAATTGGTTTATATGTTGGTCAACAggtaacacaaaaaaaacataacagaaaTGCTGGAAAAGTAGTAGCAGGGGTTTCAAAGTAATACATGAAAGGGCagttgtggctgcaggttttcgttccacTCAAACAGGACCACACCCAACTCAACATTCAGTCGCCTTCAATCACCTGATTTGTCATATCAAGTGTGCTCttgcttggttggaacaaaaacctgcaccGGCCCTTTCACGTATCAGTTTGTCACCAAAAGTGTCCACCAGAAAATTCCTTTATCGAGAAATGTCCCACTTAGCAATTATCTAAAAAAGATTGAAGGGATCCGGATTAAGATTTATTGTTACCTGAGTGTGTTCATGGTAATAACAATTAATATTGGATTTATTCTTATCAGACTTCCAAATATTGGTGAGGCTAAAACTTAAACTTTTAACCACAAAGACATTGCTACTGTAGGTAtgcaagatttttttcttgctttgatgttttttttaaataaatactggaGAATATCTGCTACCTTGTTATTACAGTGCACTCCAGTGTGAATGGGCTGCCATTTTATGGTGCTCTGCATACACTTTTTGCAAAGTTGGGATTCAGAATTCTTCTATTAACTTTCCATTATTTCTTTCCATCTTTTCTGAATAGTTTGTTATTGTGGTGGTTGacagcacagacagagagaggatcTCAGTGACCAAAGAGGAACTCTACAGAATGCTAGCACATGAAGTGAGTAAAAATCAACATAATcctgaaagacattttttggaTGGATGCATCAATCAGCTACGGTCTGTTACACCATTATCACCACTATAAGCTAagcaatttatttatatatatatatatatatatatatatatatatatatatatatatatatatatatatatatttataaaataatatgatatcaCTGACAGTGCTCTGtcatgaaatattatttttaatgcagtttGTAATCCATGTCAATTTACAGTGCAAATTCTGATAAATGCTATGCAACCTTATATAACccacaaatcaaatcaaacttaatttatatagcactgttcatacatataaatgtaacacaatgctttacaaaaaacaagaataaaaaacggacaataaaaatgacaaatcccacccctcccatccctacatacacatctgtacgtacacatacacatacttacacacacgcacatagacaggtacacacacaaacacacactcagactcgcacacagcacatattgattgacagtgtagagacatggcaagacacagaggatccagatgaggaaaaagcaacctgtgggagcatccacactgagaggtggcagagcccacagccatagagggCGCCGCCACAGAGACCACCACGACCCGGGTAGACTGGGGcagactccacacatggtgtaGAGCCGCCTAGCACCCCGGGCCCTGGGAGTCTCCGAGACGACATCCCCACAGGCAGATCGAACACATACCCCAGTGCAgaggcccccatgagggaacactggggctaaaaactaaaaaagacaacaggacaggataaaaactaaaagactaaaagataACAGGACAGGTTGAAAACTAAGATACAACgggaaagaaaatacaaacaatgtgatgaacaactaaataaataaatagataactaaatagttgaataaataaataaatagtaaaataaatagtaaagtaatcagttaaaagctagacccGGTTAAAGTCACAACCTGTCATATAAAGGTATAAGCAAAATTAGCAGATGTCTGTAgtggtaattatgttttgtTAACTTCAACACATTAAAGTTCATTAGCTATAGCTCAATTTTAGTCTCAAAGCAATCGTTTTCAAAgcttttttagctttttagaTGATAATGTGAACCGTATACATAATGTATTGTCTTTGAAATACTTTGCCCTGTCCGctgatgtttattatctttcCCTCCAGGATTTAAGAAAGGCAGGGTTGTTGATCTTTGCCAACAAGCAGGATGTGAAAGGCTGCATGTCTGTGGCCGAAATCTCCCAGAGCCTCCAGCTTACCTCTGTCAAAGACCACCAGTGGCACATCCAGGCCTGCTGCGCCCTCACTGGGGAGGGGTGAGAACTGCATTTACTTTTCCCTCTTTGTATATTAGACTGTAAAAATGGAAAGCATGTGCTTCTATGTAGGAGAAATATTTTCATACAGTATACATACAGAGCTGTCATCTTAATGCCTTTCTGTCCTCCCTCTCCCCTGTTCCTCTACAACCCCCTCTTGTTCTCCTCCAGGTTGTGCCAGGGTCTTGAGTGGATGATGTCACGGCTGCGTGTGAGATGATGACCTCTGACTTTGATCAAGAGTGCGCCCTTGctctttgttttctctgcctCCAGACATAAGCTTGAAATGAGGATGGGACTGAGGTCTGTTGATGGATGGCCCTCTCCTCTTTCCTGTGATGCTGATGTGGGCAGACCGCTGCCAGGACGTTATATTCTTCtgtgataatttattttacaaaagacGTCTGAactaagaacaaaaaaaaaaacatgaccttTCTTCAGAAGGACATTGAACAACTAAAGAGACTCAAATTATTTAAACTGAAATTTGTGCACGGTTTTCCTTTTCAGCAAAACACAGAAGTCAGGAAAGTGTCTGACTTGGAACTGTACATGGACTCATTCTTCAGCTGTGTGTGACTCCAGCCCACGGTGGCCTTGCAGTATTGCCGGACTGGCTGTGGCAGTTTTTATTGCCCCCTTGTGTGTACAGTCCAGTATTCTCTTTTAACGTGGTGCCTGCAGCAGAATGTTCAAGTGATGATGGTTGATGGTGACTGAAACATGCAGAAAGGAGGGTAAAATCACAATATTCCCTCCTCTTTTCAGTCCCTATGAATAATCAttgaaataaagtgtttttatctgtttcagGTGAACTGCAGCGTGTCATGAATGAGTATTTCTTTCAGGTGATTCACTAGATTTGTCTTCTGTATGATTTCTCTAGAGATAATTGTGAGCTTATAGGGTTTCTTGCTTGTAATGTCagttattctttttttagtcctttagggGGCAGAATCTGTCACATGAGCTCACAGTCCCTGATGATTTTCAGGGAGCATGATGAGCAGCTACAGGAGTAGAGAGGAGGGAGCCAGAGTTAGACAGCCAAAGGGATTCTTCAAGAAAAGGCGAGACCATATGAGAGGAGCACACAGTGAGTGGTTTAGATAAGGGAAAGTGGAGCAGAATAGCAAGAAATGCAAAGTAGGACTATCAAAAAATCAAGTTTGTGGGGTTGACTGCTCCTCATTTAACTCCTCAGATCTATTGGAATGTTTCAAATCAGGAAGCTGCTTTACAAAGTCAACAAACAGTCCTACCTTTATTCATAAGTTTGTCATCATGACACATTTCGTCACATGCTTTGGTCTTGTGATTATCCTTTTGTCACGGTTTGCCTCATTCCTACTTTCTGTGGTATGTAACAGCTGACCTATGAACCACTTTAAATGAAGTCCTAGATATGCTTACTTTAAATATTTCCGCACAGTGTAATAACTATCCATCTGAATACTGGCTCTATGTGTTTGCACCGCAAAGCCACTTACACTGAGcaatcagtatttttttactcCAGCGTTGAATTGAATGACTGTGTAATGTAAAGTAACAAGCTCACAAAGAATTACAGCGAGAACTATTCAGCTCGCTTTTTAGCATTTTCTGGctcatagttttgtttttttatttcacatttactCCATTGTTCAGTCTGAAAGGAATCCTCAATTATTCATCTTATATAACCTTATATTCttaaagaaaatattgttttctcaCCTGCCTCTAAGGTTAATGAAGAAtcataaaatgtagaaaattgGGCGCTGCCTTGAACAAAAACGATTTATAAATTCTCACAACTCGAGCAGTCTAATGCATGTCCCATTCGTTCAGTCATATGCTCACTACTTACTTAAAACTTTACTGTTTTAAACACTTCGGCATGAACTATCACATGCTTGCACAGGACCTCGGATCATTTCTCCTTCATTCAGTGGCTGCTTGctagaaaaacaaagttttcaaaaaaattcaTGATAACATTGGGTGCATAATTGAAATACAAAGAATAATTTCAGGGGTGCATTATTCtttcaaatttacatttacattttattttaggacAAAATCACCCGGACAATAGAACTTATTGACACAGTTGGAGCTATGAATGGATGAACACTTGATATTTTAGTAAAATCCTTGTACAAGAAGATCATGTCCTTGCTCAGACAAAATGATCCAACAACATCTGCTAATGAGCAAAATATGCATCTTAAAGCGCAACACAATTTTCTTTTATTGGTCCTTTggatatttttgttaaattgtaCATATTATGAACTATATAAAATTGGCTCTGCATTTTTGAACAGTGAACGTCCAGAAAAATATTGTTGGTATAGCTCAATTGAAACATGTTTGATctggaagttttttttatatatattttaatttgagaAAACATTTCAGGTATTGTAGCAGGAATGTAAAACCAAGTTGATGCTTATAATAAATACTGTAACACTCGGTTTTGTAACCTTTTGCCAAAGTGCAGGACAGATGAcctatgtgtcctcagtttatTTTAGATGATGTGTCATCGATGGTGTCAAACTCTATTCACGCCAAGATGTGATTGGAGAATTGAGTTGTTTCATATACGGACTGTTTGCACAGGTCTAACTTATGTTGAGAACAATGAAAGTATGTATAATAGTGGACTATTTAGCAAATCTGTCAAAATCCCAAAccgataacaaaaaatatagtaATTTGATCAGTCCAGCTCTTGGTTACCAGTATTAACTGACTCAATACATCACTTTCTGCTTATAGAGCTAGAAAGGTCAGTGCAGATGTTGGTGTTCTTCTGAAGGACTTCCTGACTGTAAACAACAACCGATCCCATTCTTGCAAAGTCATTCTAGGACTTACTAATTGGTTATTTTAGGCCTCTTACCTCTCAAGAATTCATTGTTTTCTGTGCCGTTGGTGGGCTAGGATTGACAATTGGCAGTGTTTATGTTGTGGTTGTCTATCCTGCAGCTGCTGCGTTCTGGTCTCACTGATCATCAGTCATTTTTTCCAGTGACTAAGCATCATGCAGCCGCCTCCCTGGGTGTCCTTGGCATTGGGTAGTCATTCTCTTGACTGCTTAAATCAATCAAAAGTCAAGTTAATGCCCTGTCTGAACTTTAGATGCAATGCGCCAAATGTTTCtaaagcttaaaaaaatgtttccacctATCaagttaaacataaataaataggttttgAGATATTCTTCAATATTTCACCCTTTGAGGCACGAATACTTCTTCAGCTTTGCAGATTTCGCAGATGACTGTATTGATGTTGCTTCTGAGGACCAAGCAGCAGTTATCCAGTTCATCACAGCATGAAGGGCCCTCACCACTCTCCAGAGGGAAAGAGACACTCAGCTGTTGCTGTCCATCTTGGTCCCTGGGTAGCACCCTGCTCCTGGCACAAAGAGTGAGAGCAAATATATGACATGCCAGAGAGATGGAGGCACATCATCAGAAGAGAGGGAAAGTAAATATATGGCATATATTTCCACCTTTTTGTCTTAAGCTGTGTGTCAACCTATCTAAATGTTCAGAGTTGATGCCATTTACATATTcattatattcattcattcacgtTACTGTTGAGCGAAACCATGGCTGCCACTTGACCCTGAAATATATGGTGCATGTAGTCTAGAAATAGtacttgatttatttttatatctcaTATGCACCCAGAGCCTGTGCACCAGTCTGCTCCACTGCTTTGAAATCTAGCTTTTTTTCTTAAACCAAGGTATCAGCTACTTGTCCTGTGAACGATATCATTGAATTTCTCTAGTGTGTTATTTATACCACAAGGCAATTATATATAGGACTGCATCTAAATCAGTGTTGAAAAGGTTTTTCCTGTAATAGGTTACAGATTAGAAGTTACCCTGTTGAAGTAATGTAAGGTaatgtattacatttatttacttttttagatGTTTCCTTAAGGTTAGCATTGAAAATTCTAATGTCACAGCATTTCCATGGCTGGTAAACAAGATTCAGACTGTACAGTTAAGTTAGAATCCTTTTCTAGTTTCACTAGGAAAATATTGTTGAATTTGCAGCACCGAAGGGGATTCCTCTTTAAAAATAACCCTCAAAATCTGAGTGCTTTCTGCCAAATGAATGCAACCTGTCTGAATCATAcgagataaaataagataatccGTTATTAGTCCCATGGCGGGGATATTTCTAGTGTAACAGCAGTAAAAAGTTTATAGAAATAGACTGAAATAGAAAGCAGCatcaatttaataataataaatagaaacaagcagtatgaacaaaatatataaaagtattaCCAATTTAAGCAAGAAGAAATTTGAAAAAGTATTTATACTTTTAAAGaattagaaatataaaattaggaACAATATATACTACATAGACAGACTCAGCATGTAGAGACAGATTTCTGTAAGCCATCTTGTCCTTGAAGGTGCCAAAGGGCTCTGCTGGCCCGCATTGTCTGGAAATGTTGCAAAATAAACTATAATCTTGCACAACAAAAAGCAACACAATGAATGTTTTTCTTACATGTAAGCTTTTTACTGAAAAGATTAAGATAATTGCCCCCTTTGCAATAATCAACAGTTAGATTACATGTTACCATATTACATATACAAAGGAACAAGGTTGAATTTAATCTGCATTACCACTTTGAAACTAAAAACTTAACAAACACCAATACATCATCAGTGTCTAAATGTATCATGTCAGATGTCCTCAATCTTCGTTCCAAAGCAAATGTCAACCTTGCTCAGTGTGactcatttttaatttacagccTTTGTCTGTAATCAAAGTGGCGTCGGTGATttatcagactttatttgttcaGGTACAGTCACAATGGGAATACTAGTTGCTGTTAATTTGTGGTTTATTTGTATGAaggaatgtcttgttttgtttttttgttttctgtctgaaaGCACCTCAGTTTAATGTTGACCTGGTTCCTGAGAGGACCTAGCCAGATCAGGGTCAGCTAACAGATGACCTCAACAGATCTGGCACTCAGCCCTGTTGGACCTTCAGCTAGCCCTGCTGCTCAAAGACTCCTGCTCATATCTTTACCCGTGGTCAGATCgactttgaaacattttttaaaaaccgatGTCAGCAGAACCAACACACCCGTTCACTCAGAGGGATTCTGTTGTAATTAGGGTTTACCCTTGTTTTCTTGAGACCCCCCATCACCCGTGCCCCTGTGCCTTCCTCATAACTGTACCGCTGATGCATTGGCCTCAACAGGTGCTCTTTTCTGAACGGATCACTTAGGTATATTTAGATTTTGAAATCTGAGAGCACCGGCCTGTCATTGGCTGTGTTGGCCACATGATAACCTGGGTAGAAATCGCAGCTGTGTGCTGTTGCCCAGCGTTTCTCTGGAGGGAAGCTGGAGAGGCTTTGGCGGCTTGGGAGACCATTAAACTTTGATTTAACTGGTAAgcaagaaaaggagaaaaaagcacATATTTCCACGTCTTCTACACCTTGCATGGCTTTCCATTTGCAAGGACCTCCGTTATTTCCATTTCTGCTGCCACCTGGATCCAGGAGGATGACTGAGGGAAGTCAAGGCTCTGCTGCACTTTGAAGGAATTACCAAACAATCCAGATCTGCAAGCAAGATCAGACCAGGCCTACCTACCTTTGGATGTATCTGAAATTTCAGCAGCAGTCACGCCATTATGTCTCCTCTCTGAAATCTCTACACCtgtttgggctattttgtcatcCTGTCTCAACAGTTTCATCTATATCTCTTGTTATTTTAcagagaaaattacattttggttTAAAGACAGGGCAATCAAGTGCTAAAAAAGGTACTTAGTATGCCATCCTATATTTAACCTGCAGCCTCAGAAGGCATTGCCCCACCGTCTGCTAAACAGAGTCAACCAATCAGGCTGTGGCATTAGCTTACATGTCAAATAGCTGAAGCACTGTTGGGCAGCTGTCGCCAACCTTCAGCCAGGAGGCACAGTTTTTTGAGCTGTGTTGTGGCaagtgagggaggaggggtggCTGTCGCACATTTAAAGGCCTGTTATAATGCACTTAGTGTCTCACCTTCCTAATCTGCAATTCTCCCTGTGTAATTGCTGATTTTACACTTGTTGCCTAGTTTGTGAGGTGTTTCACACgtttttgttactttgtttAGGATTTGGGGCAAATCACAAAGTTGGACTATCAGTTTGAGACCCTAGTGGATGGCAAGTGAGGCTTCCTTACTGTCAGAAAATCTTTCGCTGGTATGGCATGCACTTTATTATGGTTTATTatcaatatgtttgtttttatagcaTGCATTTGCTGTTTATTATTCCTATTTTTAAATAGGGTAATCGGGTCCAATAGTGGATGACTGGCAGCATCCTAAAATATCACTGGTGCAGTTGTCCTCTTGATCTCTTGTCTAACCCCCAGTATATTAAGCTGTCTGAATTTCAGATTTGATGCTGCAGATAATACATTTACAGCTGTAC
This sequence is a window from Centropristis striata isolate RG_2023a ecotype Rhode Island chromosome 10, C.striata_1.0, whole genome shotgun sequence. Protein-coding genes within it:
- the arl5a gene encoding ADP-ribosylation factor-like protein 5A encodes the protein MGILFTKLWRLFNHQEHKVIIVGLDNAGKTTILYQFSMNEVVHTSPTIGSNVEEIVVNNTHFLMWDIGGQESLRSSWNTYYTNTEFVIVVVDSTDRERISVTKEELYRMLAHEDLRKAGLLIFANKQDVKGCMSVAEISQSLQLTSVKDHQWHIQACCALTGEGLCQGLEWMMSRLRVR